From the Blastocatellia bacterium genome, one window contains:
- a CDS encoding OmpA family protein, translated as MSLDPDLGQTNKLASEKSTVDAESDAQNQAELLGELRHLLFAPEQEELSKIKKHLNDPEQQAQSVSNVLPRAFALSIKRDERLGEALQPTIETAIKVSVKKDPRTLVDALFPVMGPAIRKAIAQTLSTMLQSLNQTLENSFSAQGLKWRLEAFRTGRTFAEIVLLKTLLYRVEQVFLIHKETGLLLQHMVSPILLSKGTEIQDADMVSGMFSAIQDFVRDSFQVGQNESLQELRMGDLTVWIEQGPQALLAGVLRGNTPKELRATFQEALEKIHLEQSTILSEFQGDASIFENVRPLLEPCLESQYEAKKDEKKLSPAFLGTFGVISTLLLIWFSVWLWHYWHWQIYLDRLNSEPGIVITQTSKQGSKYFIAGLVDPLATNPEELRKQAGLSEKKVISRWEPYQAMQPKFILARAKDILQTPETVNLRLENNVLIASGKAPNQWIRDAKRWSRVIAGVSSFKEDNLIDQETEELEQVKLEIEKQYFLFVNGKTQFIDGEEKKLSQLVTTLKKLISLAESINKRLEIRIIGQTDEVGTQDLNLSLSKERATKMVNLLATQNIDSKYFSAVGIGVADTLTNTANSQQNSEVNRRVSFQISVINTK; from the coding sequence ATGTCCTTAGATCCAGACTTAGGCCAAACCAACAAATTAGCTAGCGAAAAATCCACAGTAGATGCTGAAAGCGATGCTCAAAACCAAGCAGAATTATTGGGCGAGCTTCGGCATTTACTGTTTGCTCCTGAACAAGAAGAACTTTCCAAAATAAAAAAACACCTAAACGACCCTGAACAACAAGCCCAAAGTGTTAGTAATGTTTTACCTAGAGCTTTTGCTTTAAGTATAAAACGAGATGAGCGATTAGGCGAAGCCTTACAACCTACCATTGAAACCGCTATTAAAGTATCAGTAAAAAAAGACCCACGAACCCTTGTAGACGCGCTTTTTCCTGTTATGGGGCCTGCAATTCGTAAAGCAATAGCTCAAACCCTAAGCACAATGCTACAAAGCTTAAACCAAACCTTAGAAAATAGTTTTTCTGCTCAAGGCTTAAAATGGCGATTAGAAGCTTTTCGTACTGGGCGAACTTTTGCAGAGATAGTTTTACTAAAAACTTTACTTTATCGAGTTGAACAAGTCTTTTTAATTCATAAAGAAACAGGTCTTTTACTTCAACATATGGTTTCACCAATACTTTTATCTAAGGGGACAGAAATTCAAGATGCAGATATGGTTTCTGGAATGTTTAGCGCGATTCAAGATTTTGTACGGGATTCTTTTCAAGTTGGACAAAATGAGTCTTTACAAGAATTGCGAATGGGGGATTTAACAGTTTGGATTGAACAAGGGCCACAAGCCTTGTTAGCAGGCGTTTTAAGAGGAAATACGCCTAAAGAACTAAGAGCAACTTTTCAGGAAGCTTTAGAAAAAATTCATCTTGAACAATCTACTATATTAAGTGAATTTCAAGGTGATGCTAGCATATTTGAAAATGTTCGACCACTTTTAGAGCCTTGTTTAGAATCACAATATGAAGCTAAAAAAGATGAAAAAAAGCTTTCCCCTGCTTTTTTAGGCACATTTGGGGTTATTAGCACTTTGCTGCTAATTTGGTTTAGCGTTTGGCTTTGGCATTATTGGCATTGGCAAATTTACTTGGATAGACTTAATAGCGAACCCGGCATAGTAATTACTCAAACAAGTAAACAAGGAAGTAAATATTTTATTGCTGGACTTGTTGACCCTCTAGCAACAAACCCAGAAGAACTTCGTAAACAAGCAGGTTTAAGTGAAAAGAAAGTAATTTCACGCTGGGAACCTTATCAGGCTATGCAACCTAAATTTATTTTAGCCAGAGCTAAAGATATATTACAAACACCAGAAACGGTAAATTTAAGACTAGAAAACAATGTTTTAATTGCAAGTGGTAAAGCACCAAATCAATGGATCAGGGATGCAAAAAGATGGTCAAGAGTAATTGCTGGAGTTAGCTCTTTTAAGGAAGATAATTTAATTGACCAAGAAACTGAAGAATTAGAACAAGTTAAGCTAGAAATAGAAAAACAATATTTTTTATTTGTTAATGGCAAAACACAATTTATTGATGGAGAAGAAAAAAAACTTTCTCAACTTGTCACAACTCTAAAAAAACTTATTTCTTTAGCTGAATCAATAAATAAAAGGCTAGAAATAAGAATAATTGGACAAACTGATGAGGTTGGAACACAAGACTTAAACTTGTCTTTAAGCAAAGAACGTGCAACTAAAATGGTAAATCTACTAGCGACACAAAATATTGATTCTAAATATTTTAGCGCGGTTGGAATTGGTGTCGCAGATACTTTGACAAATACAGCTAACTCACAGCAAAATAGTGAAGTTAATCGCCGGGTATCTTTTCAAATATCTGTTATAAATACTAAGTAA
- a CDS encoding GTP-binding protein, whose translation MIQKKICMLGAFATGKTSLVARFVKSIFSEKYHTTVGVKIDKKVLKVGSEDLMLMLWDLAGEDEFNKVQMSYLRGSAGYILVVDGTRRSTLDKAFSLQKNVEEAIGKVPFILVLNKADLVEDWEIDQATITELTDQGLVVIKGSAKTGEGVEELFLSLAEKMVGA comes from the coding sequence ATGATTCAGAAAAAAATTTGTATGCTGGGAGCTTTTGCTACAGGTAAAACTAGCTTAGTTGCTCGTTTTGTAAAGAGTATTTTTTCAGAAAAATACCATACAACTGTAGGGGTAAAAATAGACAAAAAAGTTCTTAAAGTTGGTAGCGAAGATCTAATGCTAATGCTTTGGGATTTAGCGGGAGAAGATGAATTTAACAAAGTTCAAATGTCCTATTTACGAGGTTCAGCCGGATATATTTTGGTAGTTGATGGAACTAGACGTTCTACTTTGGATAAAGCTTTTTCTCTACAAAAAAATGTTGAAGAAGCTATTGGAAAAGTCCCTTTTATTTTGGTATTAAACAAAGCTGATTTAGTAGAAGATTGGGAAATTGACCAAGCAACAATTACTGAGCTAACCGACCAAGGTCTAGTTGTAATTAAAGGTAGTGCTAAAACCGGCGAAGGAGTAGAAGAATTATTTCTTTCATTAGCAGAAAAAATGGTGGGGGCCTAA
- a CDS encoding adenylate/guanylate cyclase domain-containing protein, translated as MLIVPTELLDYLSQLIEQERCLAFLKVDKQGCVVELGGNWAAYGIMDLTIGDLAAEKLGFLCGLLPLQEEKIILPQIKLESELSADLHIFPSDSADWVMLLSVAEEERKQQIMQQKINDLSLLRDKQSKMLGMMLGSEAENIAQEVRLFGQNDLHKEVSILFIDLRDFSRYSEDAQSDEVFKVLNLYLRTILLPIIDESGILDKVIGDGVMAIFGVLPSTAISARQALRASLRALQAINELNLYREKEKHPTFELGIGIASGTISLGIINGKEQKFLAALGQPVKLAANLERQAEAKEILIDETTFQKLAELQTKFSPRNLIINNQPIPVFSWVYHNNDSKAW; from the coding sequence ATGTTGATAGTCCCAACAGAATTATTGGATTACTTAAGCCAATTAATAGAACAAGAACGTTGCCTAGCCTTTCTAAAAGTTGATAAACAGGGTTGTGTTGTAGAGCTAGGAGGTAATTGGGCGGCTTATGGAATTATGGATTTAACCATAGGTGATTTAGCTGCTGAAAAACTAGGCTTTCTTTGTGGGTTGCTTCCACTTCAAGAAGAAAAAATAATCCTACCCCAAATAAAATTAGAATCAGAACTCTCTGCCGATTTACATATTTTTCCCTCAGATAGTGCTGATTGGGTGATGCTTCTAAGTGTTGCTGAAGAAGAACGTAAACAACAAATAATGCAACAGAAAATTAATGACCTAAGTCTACTTAGAGATAAACAATCAAAAATGCTTGGCATGATGCTTGGAAGTGAAGCAGAAAATATTGCCCAAGAAGTCAGACTTTTTGGGCAAAATGATTTACATAAGGAAGTTTCTATTCTGTTTATTGATTTACGTGATTTCAGTAGATATAGTGAAGATGCTCAATCAGATGAAGTATTTAAGGTACTTAATTTATATTTGCGAACTATACTTTTACCAATAATTGATGAATCTGGGATTTTAGATAAAGTTATTGGTGATGGGGTAATGGCTATTTTTGGTGTACTTCCTTCAACTGCCATTTCAGCTAGACAAGCTTTAAGAGCCTCTCTTAGAGCTTTACAAGCAATAAATGAATTAAATTTATATCGTGAAAAGGAAAAACATCCTACTTTTGAACTTGGTATTGGCATTGCTTCTGGTACAATTTCTTTAGGTATAATTAATGGTAAAGAGCAAAAATTTCTAGCTGCACTTGGACAACCTGTAAAACTAGCAGCCAATTTAGAACGTCAAGCAGAAGCTAAGGAAATTTTAATAGATGAAACGACATTTCAAAAACTAGCAGAACTACAAACAAAATTTTCTCCAAGAAATTTAATAATAAATAACCAACCAATTCCTGTTTTTTCTTGGGTTTATCACAACAATGATAGCAAAGCTTGGTAG
- a CDS encoding HAMP domain-containing histidine kinase encodes MIAKLGSQEDIVTMEELLVALNVVALERLDTELFKLLGSLPDWFPDIYPNVISESKEVNLEGVSPFLDNFLIDAEDFWKHTKSGHLKSGLWIETNNVGKEYYLEAVALFLEKEQKKVLLIEFSRISYEEKHYLIQTGREISLKYYQLSKEIQKKEILLHCIIHDLNTPLNSMKGALSLISLEELSNEAKELVTIGLNQADKQAKLIREVLDVFAAEVASLNNFSNNINKAPNLLLCLQEVIESLQPAFALKQVNLEISPNIQNKKNYLVVGEYSRLTRIFSNLLENALRYSPKNSTVTVTLELEDDFVNVNVDDQGVGIASDMVGHLFQKFYQIGKYRGKIGLGLYFCRMMIEQWGGTIGYLPLNQGGSRFWFKLPKPTSEN; translated from the coding sequence ATGATAGCAAAGCTTGGTAGTCAAGAGGATATAGTAACGATGGAAGAACTTTTGGTAGCTCTAAATGTTGTTGCACTAGAACGACTAGACACAGAACTATTTAAGTTACTTGGTAGTTTGCCTGATTGGTTTCCAGATATTTACCCAAACGTTATTTCTGAGTCAAAAGAGGTAAACCTAGAAGGAGTTTCCCCTTTTTTAGATAATTTTTTAATAGATGCAGAAGACTTTTGGAAACATACCAAATCAGGACACTTAAAATCAGGTCTTTGGATTGAAACTAATAACGTAGGTAAAGAATATTACTTAGAAGCCGTAGCACTTTTTTTAGAAAAAGAACAAAAAAAAGTTTTACTAATTGAATTTTCTCGCATCTCCTATGAAGAAAAACATTATTTAATTCAAACAGGCAGAGAAATTAGCTTAAAGTATTATCAGCTTTCTAAAGAAATTCAGAAAAAAGAAATTTTACTTCATTGCATCATACATGACTTAAATACCCCTCTAAATAGTATGAAAGGCGCGTTATCATTAATTTCCTTAGAAGAGCTTAGCAATGAAGCAAAAGAACTAGTAACTATTGGCCTAAATCAAGCTGATAAACAAGCAAAATTAATTAGAGAAGTCTTAGATGTATTTGCTGCTGAAGTTGCATCATTAAATAATTTCTCAAACAATATTAACAAAGCACCTAATTTACTACTTTGTTTACAAGAAGTTATTGAAAGTCTTCAACCTGCTTTTGCCTTAAAACAAGTAAACTTGGAGATTTCTCCAAATATTCAAAATAAGAAAAATTACTTAGTAGTAGGTGAATATTCACGACTTACAAGAATATTTTCTAATTTACTAGAAAATGCCTTACGCTATAGTCCTAAAAACTCTACTGTAACAGTAACCTTAGAGTTAGAAGACGATTTTGTTAATGTTAATGTTGATGATCAAGGAGTAGGTATTGCTTCAGATATGGTAGGCCATCTTTTTCAAAAATTTTATCAAATAGGTAAATATAGAGGAAAAATAGGCTTAGGGCTTTATTTTTGTCGAATGATGATTGAACAATGGGGTGGGACAATAGGCTATTTGCCGCTTAATCAAGGAGGATCAAGGTTTTGGTTTAAGTTACCTAAACCAACTTCAGAAAATTGA